The Etheostoma cragini isolate CJK2018 unplaced genomic scaffold, CSU_Ecrag_1.0 ScbMSFa_4053, whole genome shotgun sequence sequence GGAAGTGCTTGTTGACATATTTTGAACGTTTGAATCCCAGACAGCATAACTGAATTGTTGCTAACCAAAATGACTTGTTACTTTCAGACACAGAATGACTGCATTGCATCGTCTGGGGCAGTGTCACTTCACGCGTCTTGCCATATCTCACTTTCACACGAGCAGCCATGTCTCTGCCAAACAGCACTACAAAATGCTTGTGCTGGGAGGAGGAAGTGGGGGAATTTCAATGAGTGCACGAATGAAGAGAATGATGGGAGCTGAGAATGTGGCTGTTGTGGAGCCCAGTGAGGCAAGGATCCAGTAGATTATGATTATAATTTGTTgtatctttctttgtgtgtcattaaaatatgattaaaacTAGATATTATGAAATGTGGTGCCTTTTATTCATTCAGCTGGGAattcatatttgcattttttttatgttttagtcCATCAGAAACATAATCATATTTTCCAACGTTCCACTTGTAAAGCTGGTGTCTTATAACTTCcctattttttttcagatgcaCTACTATCAGCCAATATGGACCCTGGTTGGTGCTGGGGCAAAAACCTTAACCTCATCCGGTCGTTCCACTGCAAGTGTTATGCCATCTGGAGTGAAGTGGGTGAAATCTAAAGTTCAGGAAATAAACCCAGACACAAATACTGTACGCACAGATGATGGGACTGAAGTATGTTTGCTTTAAGAAACTGTTGTTTGACACTATGTGTATATTGTGTTATCCACTGTTTTGGCATTGAGTCGTTTTTAAATGATGAGGATATTATGTGCATCTAGCCCTACTTAGACTTTCTTTCACATTGCAGATCTCCTATGAGTATTTGATTGTGGCTCTTGGTTTACAACTGCATTTTGAAAAGGTGAagtaatgctttttttcatttaaagtaaacCTTCACGACTGTATATGAATTCAATTACCTCTAAAAAATTGTGCACTGTTCTTATATGTAGATCAAAGGACTGCCAGAAGGATTTGAACATCCAAAGATTGGGTCAAACTACTCAGTCCAGACTGTGGAAAAAACTTGGAAAGCACTGCAGAACTTCAAAGAGGGCAACGCTGTGTTCACTTTCCCAAATACTCCTGTGAAATGTGCTGGAGCTCCACAGAAGATCATGTATTTAACAGATGCCTTTCTCAGAAAAGTACTTAATTTTCAGATTGTAatgagatatatatatgtaatgaAGTGTGGttctctaaaataaatgaaaatattttatgtttctatCCAAGACAGGAAAAAGGGATAAGGCCAATGTAATATACAACACATCTCTACCTGTGCTCTTTGGGATAAAGAAATATGCTGACTCATTGTGGGACATTGTGAAACTGCGTGACCTAAAAGTGAACCTTAGGCAAAACCTGATTGAAGTGCGGGCAGACAAGAAAGAAGCTGTATTTGAAAATCTTGACAAACCAGGCGAAACCAAAGTGTTTGAGGTAACTATATTACAGTGGCTTTTACATAGAAATATAGTATTGACGACTTTGTATAATGGACAACGTATTCCATCATGTGACCTCCTTAAAGTCCTGTTATGAAGAACCTAATCACTATACATTGTTTCTACCTTTGCgcctaaatatacagtatgcaaaaTTAGAAAAAGACTCCAGTGAAGGACGCTTAcactttgctgtttttctttattagtATGAAATGCTTCATGTCACACCACCAATGGGACCAAATTTGGTGATTAAAGGCAGTCCGCTGGCAGATGAAGCTGGCTGGTTGGATGTCAACAAAGACCACCTACAACATAAGAGGTACCCTAATGTGTTCGGCATTGGAGACTGTACCAACCTGCCCACAGCCAA is a genomic window containing:
- the sqor gene encoding sulfide:quinone oxidoreductase, mitochondrial isoform X2, with the translated sequence MHYYQPIWTLVGAGAKTLTSSGRSTASVMPSGVKWVKSKVQEINPDTNTVRTDDGTEISYEYLIVALGLQLHFEKIKGLPEGFEHPKIGSNYSVQTVEKTWKALQNFKEGNAVFTFPNTPVKCAGAPQKIMYLTDAFLRKTGKRDKANVIYNTSLPVLFGIKKYADSLWDIVKLRDLKVNLRQNLIEVRADKKEAVFENLDKPGETKVFEYEMLHVTPPMGPNLVIKGSPLADEAGWLDVNKDHLQHKRYPNVFGIGDCTNLPTAKTGAAVAAQTAILNRTISRILKNEKPDKTYDGYTSCPLVTSYNTVILAEFDYNGQPLETFPINQAKERRTMYHMKADVMPHLYWHGLLRGLWGGPGPYRKLFHLGMK
- the sqor gene encoding sulfide:quinone oxidoreductase, mitochondrial isoform X1, whose product is MTALHRLGQCHFTRLAISHFHTSSHVSAKQHYKMLVLGGGSGGISMSARMKRMMGAENVAVVEPSEMHYYQPIWTLVGAGAKTLTSSGRSTASVMPSGVKWVKSKVQEINPDTNTVRTDDGTEISYEYLIVALGLQLHFEKIKGLPEGFEHPKIGSNYSVQTVEKTWKALQNFKEGNAVFTFPNTPVKCAGAPQKIMYLTDAFLRKTGKRDKANVIYNTSLPVLFGIKKYADSLWDIVKLRDLKVNLRQNLIEVRADKKEAVFENLDKPGETKVFEYEMLHVTPPMGPNLVIKGSPLADEAGWLDVNKDHLQHKRYPNVFGIGDCTNLPTAKTGAAVAAQTAILNRTISRILKNEKPDKTYDGYTSCPLVTSYNTVILAEFDYNGQPLETFPINQAKERRTMYHMKADVMPHLYWHGLLRGLWGGPGPYRKLFHLGMK